One stretch of Akkermansia sp. RCC_12PD DNA includes these proteins:
- a CDS encoding glycosyltransferase: MHKALYIIGFPSLYGGAGAELYHQLQVWERIGMEIHFIPTQDDVQKNPLYSEMAACGSTIHNAFDWSVIPDGAPVISFCNQEFLNSLPEIRQRSRRTIFVNCMTWLFGKEKEAMQRGDIALFLYQNENVKTNLMPRLKALNDDANIRFMSFRPYFDDAAFPFMGKRLSDWFGAGHISRQEDDKFSKDILKIYEYFSSPIEKRGFFLGFDARSQAKTGEPPAWIETYHDHNDLSQQEFYHRCHIILQPTDTTENWPRIGFEAMASGSVLIVDKRGGWEQMIEHGKTGWLCENTGDFIAYASKMAWEPHLREDIAAAARERGRKLGGMEASLESWEEVFYSLDQLPE; the protein is encoded by the coding sequence ATGCATAAGGCGCTTTACATTATTGGTTTTCCTTCTCTATACGGAGGCGCAGGAGCTGAGCTTTACCATCAGCTTCAGGTATGGGAAAGGATAGGAATGGAAATTCACTTCATCCCCACACAGGATGATGTTCAGAAGAATCCCCTCTATTCCGAAATGGCTGCCTGTGGGAGTACGATTCATAATGCTTTTGACTGGTCAGTCATTCCTGATGGTGCTCCTGTCATCAGTTTTTGCAATCAGGAGTTCTTGAATTCATTGCCTGAAATCCGTCAACGTTCGAGACGCACGATTTTCGTCAACTGCATGACCTGGCTTTTTGGCAAGGAAAAGGAAGCTATGCAACGCGGAGACATCGCTCTCTTTCTCTATCAAAATGAAAATGTTAAAACAAACCTCATGCCTCGTCTTAAGGCACTGAATGACGATGCGAACATTCGATTCATGAGCTTCCGGCCCTACTTCGACGATGCGGCCTTTCCCTTCATGGGAAAACGCCTTTCGGACTGGTTTGGAGCGGGTCATATCTCCCGACAGGAAGACGATAAATTCAGCAAAGATATCCTCAAAATATATGAATATTTTTCCTCACCTATAGAAAAGAGAGGTTTTTTTCTTGGCTTCGATGCCCGTAGCCAAGCGAAGACTGGAGAACCGCCTGCCTGGATCGAAACCTACCACGATCACAATGACCTTTCGCAGCAGGAATTTTACCACCGTTGCCATATTATCTTGCAACCCACGGACACCACAGAAAACTGGCCCCGTATAGGCTTTGAGGCGATGGCGAGTGGTAGCGTTCTCATCGTGGACAAACGTGGGGGATGGGAGCAGATGATCGAACACGGCAAGACCGGGTGGCTCTGCGAAAATACGGGAGACTTCATTGCCTACGCCTCGAAAATGGCTTGGGAACCGCACTTGCGTGAAGACATAGCTGCGGCTGCCCGTGAGCGCGGGCGGAAACTTGGTGGTATGGAAGCCTCATTAGAAAGCTGGGAAGAAGTATTCTACAGTCTCGATCAGTTGCCGGAATAG